One region of Niallia sp. Man26 genomic DNA includes:
- a CDS encoding antibiotic biosynthesis monooxygenase, whose product MFIVQSTFPVPDEKALEVIEIYKNRSRLVDKNHGFIRFLLLQNEKNKGEITVHMEWETKEDYLKWVRSTEFKDIHELEKKYPDKELASVIPTVKQFAVVAE is encoded by the coding sequence ATGTTTATTGTTCAGTCAACCTTTCCAGTCCCAGATGAAAAGGCGCTTGAAGTCATTGAAATCTATAAAAACCGTTCCCGATTAGTAGACAAAAACCATGGATTTATCCGCTTCCTTCTGCTCCAAAATGAAAAAAACAAAGGAGAAATTACCGTACATATGGAATGGGAAACGAAGGAGGATTACTTAAAATGGGTCAGGAGCACAGAGTTTAAGGATATTCACGAGCTTGAGAAAAAATACCCAGATAAGGAATTAGCCTCGGTTATTCCTACTGTTAAACAATTTGCAGTCGTTGCTGAATAA
- a CDS encoding FtsW/RodA/SpoVE family cell cycle protein has protein sequence MTNLKESFLLEVMQYIKSKDAKEAVRKELSYHLKMSQSELIGKGATEKEAEQQAIKQMGSPIELGSYFNKLYRPLFDWKLFCLFTTIILIGILPLLHIQADFSVVSNQIMFIILGIFIALSVMLFDYRKIKNFGWLILITGFVLLLALNFFPSTTVNGLFVIRFLSFTISGASLLPVFLVFWAIYLSKDKPKRMVVISIYLLSFLLFVGLANLTDIFLYSLLVLTLIVASSVNNKTLYPSIGVSLGLLLTFIIIFFVSAGADLKRRILSFLHPENYAENEGYIYLLLKDIRSSGGWFGNSSAQFNQVEMSTDLVLANITYYYGWIVSSLVFVIILLLVWRMIVLSTQIKDKFGKLLILGVCSLLSVQFIYNIGMILGLVPVIYMSLPFISYGLTPTVLNSLLIGIVLSVYRRKNLVLTS, from the coding sequence ATGACTAATCTTAAGGAATCTTTTTTATTAGAAGTAATGCAATATATAAAATCAAAAGATGCGAAAGAAGCTGTCCGCAAAGAGCTGAGTTATCATTTGAAAATGTCCCAATCAGAATTAATAGGAAAGGGGGCAACTGAAAAAGAAGCGGAACAACAAGCTATCAAGCAGATGGGCAGCCCGATTGAACTTGGTTCATACTTTAATAAGCTTTATCGACCTTTATTTGATTGGAAACTATTTTGTTTATTTACCACTATTATTCTAATAGGAATCCTACCGTTACTTCATATACAAGCTGATTTTTCAGTAGTTAGCAATCAAATAATGTTTATTATATTAGGAATTTTCATTGCGCTTTCGGTAATGCTGTTTGATTACCGCAAGATAAAGAATTTTGGGTGGCTGATTCTTATTACAGGTTTCGTGTTACTGCTCGCTTTAAACTTTTTCCCAAGTACGACGGTTAACGGACTTTTCGTTATCCGCTTCCTGTCTTTTACAATAAGCGGTGCAAGTCTTTTGCCTGTATTCTTAGTGTTTTGGGCAATCTATCTATCTAAAGATAAACCGAAGAGAATGGTTGTAATAAGTATTTATTTGCTGTCATTTTTATTATTCGTAGGACTGGCTAACTTAACAGATATCTTTCTATATTCCTTGTTGGTGCTTACTTTAATAGTTGCTAGTTCAGTTAATAACAAAACATTATATCCATCCATTGGTGTTTCTTTAGGTCTACTGCTTACCTTTATCATTATATTTTTTGTTAGCGCTGGTGCTGACCTAAAAAGACGAATACTGTCATTTTTACACCCTGAGAACTACGCAGAGAATGAAGGCTATATATACTTATTGCTAAAAGATATCCGTTCATCAGGTGGCTGGTTTGGAAATTCAAGTGCACAGTTTAATCAAGTTGAAATGTCCACAGACTTGGTTTTAGCCAATATCACCTATTATTATGGCTGGATCGTTTCTAGTCTTGTATTTGTGATAATATTGCTGTTGGTGTGGAGAATGATTGTTCTGTCTACCCAAATAAAAGATAAATTTGGCAAACTGTTAATTTTGGGTGTATGTTCCTTGCTATCTGTACAATTTATCTATAATATTGGCATGATATTAGGATTAGTCCCGGTTATTTACATGTCACTGCCCTTTATTAGCTATGGATTAACACCAACCGTTTTAAATTCTCTATTAATTGGAATCGTATTAAGCGTATATCGCAGGAAGAATCTAGTCTTAACTAGTTAA
- a CDS encoding PadR family transcriptional regulator produces the protein MDDRLKNLRNAMKKTVLRDIQFTEQHKGSIRRKVNQLSTNSEEEVILAIFQLLKEKRTGFALSRLLRARGMGKFETEEGYLYMFLHKFEHKGYLRTYWNEPDVKYYQLNTKGLKLLKNLEKESSKAYCLKEILEW, from the coding sequence ATGGATGATCGATTAAAGAATTTAAGAAATGCGATGAAAAAAACAGTGTTACGAGATATTCAGTTTACAGAACAGCATAAAGGAAGTATTAGACGAAAAGTAAATCAGCTTTCAACCAATTCAGAAGAAGAGGTCATTTTAGCAATATTTCAATTATTAAAAGAAAAACGAACTGGTTTTGCATTAAGCAGACTTCTCCGTGCAAGAGGAATGGGAAAGTTTGAAACAGAAGAGGGCTATCTCTACATGTTTTTACATAAATTTGAGCATAAAGGTTACTTGCGTACTTATTGGAATGAACCTGATGTTAAATATTATCAACTTAACACAAAAGGCTTAAAGCTGCTAAAAAACCTCGAAAAAGAAAGTAGTAAAGCTTACTGCTTAAAAGAAATATTGGAGTGGTAA
- a CDS encoding sigma-70 family RNA polymerase sigma factor has translation MEESINGDLSIQNREKLLNQLMDEYGQSLLHLAYSYVGRREIAEDLTQEIFVKCYQKLDQYQKRSSLKSWIWRIAINHCKDYLRSWHHKHIVFSEEEVRHIPSAEKEVENQVIQKDEDQELVKAVFHLPDKYREVIYLYYFEELSIKEISGLIDVNQNTIKTRLKRAKELLKISLEG, from the coding sequence TTGGAAGAAAGTATCAATGGAGATTTGAGTATCCAAAATAGAGAAAAGCTATTGAATCAACTTATGGATGAATATGGCCAGTCATTATTGCATCTTGCCTATTCATATGTAGGCAGGAGGGAGATTGCAGAAGATTTAACGCAAGAAATATTTGTGAAATGTTATCAAAAGTTAGATCAATATCAAAAAAGATCCTCCTTAAAATCATGGATTTGGAGAATTGCTATTAATCATTGTAAAGATTATTTAAGGAGTTGGCATCATAAGCATATTGTTTTTTCAGAAGAAGAAGTACGGCATATTCCAAGCGCTGAGAAAGAGGTGGAAAACCAAGTTATCCAGAAAGATGAAGATCAAGAGTTAGTTAAAGCAGTGTTTCATTTGCCGGACAAATATAGGGAAGTAATTTATTTATATTATTTTGAGGAATTATCGATTAAAGAAATCTCTGGCCTCATAGATGTGAATCAAAATACGATTAAGACAAGGTTAAAACGAGCTAAAGAACTGTTAAAGATAAGCTTGGAGGGATGA
- a CDS encoding type B 50S ribosomal protein L31: MKANIHPNYEKVVFMDTNSGFKFLTGSTKKSNETIKWEDGNTYPLIKVETSSDSHPFYTGKQKFADKGGRVDRFLKKYNMKENN, translated from the coding sequence ATGAAAGCAAATATACATCCAAATTATGAAAAAGTCGTATTTATGGATACGAACAGCGGCTTCAAATTTCTGACAGGTTCGACGAAAAAATCCAATGAGACTATTAAATGGGAGGATGGCAATACTTATCCTCTTATTAAAGTAGAGACTAGTTCAGATTCACATCCATTTTACACAGGTAAGCAGAAATTTGCAGATAAAGGCGGAAGAGTGGATCGCTTCCTGAAAAAGTACAATATGAAAGAAAACAATTAA